From the Cohaesibacter sp. ES.047 genome, the window TGTCGAAGAGCTCTATCTTACGGGATTGCACCTAAGCCAGTATCGCCACGCGACCCGTGCGCCCGAAGCCTATTGGCGCGAGGCGTTGAAACGCGATCCGATGGAAAGCCGCTGCAACAATGCCATGGGGCTTTGGCACTTCCGCCGCGGCGAATTCGAAACGGCTGAAACCTATTTTCGGAAAACACTCAAACGCCTGCGGACGCTCAATCCCAATCCGATCGATGGGGAAGCCTTCTACAATCTTGGCCTGACATTGCGCTATCTGGGCCTTGAGGAATCTGCCTATGATGCCTTTGGCAAGGCAAGCTGGAACATTGCCTTCATTGCACAAAGCCACATGGAGATGGCCGAGATTGATGCACGGCGCGGCGACTGGACGGAGGCACTGACGCGCGTCGAGATCGTTCTGCTGCATGGCTCTGATAATCTCAGGGCGCGCAATTTCAAGGCTTTCTGCCTTCGCTCCCTTGGGTGCAGCGACGAGGCAGACGCGATCTTCCGCAGCACGCTGGCGCTTGATCCCCTCGATTATCTGGCCCGTGATGCCATGGGCCAATCCCTCAGCTTGGATCCTCAGATCCTTCTTGATCTGTCGCTCGATTATGCCCGCATGGGACATTTCACGCGGGCCTTCGAGTTGACCAGCCGCTTCATGACCGCGCCTTCTGCCGGTGCCCAACCTATGGCGCATTACTACGCGGCCTATTTCGCCGACCGCATCGGGCAGGCCGAGGAAGCCGCCAAACAGCGCCAACTGGCCCAAAACGCCTGCAGCGACTATTGCTTCCCGTGTCGGCTGGAAGAAATCGCCATTCTGTCCGATGCCATCAAGGCAGCGCCGGATGATCCCATGGCGCCCTATTATCTGGGCAATCTCTTCTACGACAAAAAGCGCTATGAAGAAGCCATTGCGCTTTGGGAACAATCCGTTGCGCTTCAGCCAGCGTTTTCCATTCCTTGGCGCAACCTCGGTATCGCCTATCACAATATCCGCAATGACACCCAAGCGGCGCTCGACGCTTTTGACAAGGCCTTCGCTGCCAACCCGCACGACGCGTGCCTTCTCTACGAGCGGGATCAGCTTTGGAAACGGATCGGCGAAACGCCTCAGGCGCGGTTGGTTGAAATCGAAGCCAATCTTGCACTGGTCGGACAGCGCGACGCTCTGACCATCGAATATGCAGCGTTGCTCAACCAGACCGCACAGCCGGACAGGGCACTGACAATCATCGAGAACCGCAACTTCCAGCCTTGGGAAGGCGGCGAGGGGATGGTGCTAGACCAATTCACACGTGCCTGGTTGCTCAAGGGTCAGTCCGCGCTCCGAGCCGGTGATGCCACGACCGCCTTCGAAGCCTTCGAAGCCTCCATGACCAGCCCGGAAAACCTCGGCGAAGCAAGGCATTTGCTCGCCAACCAGTCCGATGCGCACTATTGGGCAGGCATGGCTTACGCCGAGGCAGGCGACCATGAGGCTGCGAGCCAGCATTGGGAGAGTGCAGCAAACTTCAAGGGCGACTTCCAGAGCATGGAGGTACGCGCTTTCTCGGAGAAAACCTACTATTCGATTTTGTCGATGCGGGAATTGGACAGATTGTTGGAAGCAGAAAGCATCTGTGACGCATTGGAGGCATTTGCCCAAAACTTGCTTGAGAGCAAGGCAAGCATCGACTATTTTGCTACCTCTCTTCCCACGATGTTGATTTTCGAAGACGACATCCAGCTCAGGCAGAATATTTCCGCCTATGTGATGCTGGCTCAGGTCGCTCTTGCGCGTGGACAGAAGGAAGTGGCGTCAAGCTGGCTCGACAAGGCATTGGAAGGGGATCCCAACCACGCCCTTGCTACCGAGCTTTATCAAGAAGTTGAAGGGGCGCAGAACATTCGACCTTCTGCGTCAGTCTAAAGAAAGAAACCAGTCATTGTGGAGGAGATACAATGGGAAAATACACCAAACTACTAGGGTCTGCAGTTGCGCTTTGCAGCTTGGCCAACGTCGCAAATGCTGACGATATCAAAATCGGCTACATCAATAAAATGGGTGATCATCCATGGTTTGTGGCAGAGGTCGTAGGTGCAAAGAAAGCCGCTGAAGCCGCTGGCGCATCGCTGGTCTCTCAGGATGTACAGTTCAACGCCGACATGGCGATCACGGCTGTCGACACGATGATCGGTGACGGCGTCAAGGGCATCGCGATTGTTGTGCCTGATCGCGGTATCGGACCGGTTATCGCTGCCCGTGCCAAGGAAGCCGGCGTCAAACTCGTAGCCGTCGATGATGACATCTACCATGAAGATGGCACCAAGGTTCCTTTCGTTGGCCTTGATTCCTACAACATCGGTCTTGCCGTTGGTGACGAATTGTCCAACCTTTACAAGGCCTCTGGCTGGGACGCGAGCACTGTCAAAATCGCTTCCATCGAAGACCGCAAGGCAGACACTTGCATGCTGCGCAACAAGGGCGCCGAGGATGCCTTCCTCGAAGCCAATCCCGAGTTCAAACGCGAAGACATTGCTCGCGTTGCCTATGACAACACCATGGTCAATTCCATTGACGTCATGACCACGACCCTGACGGCCAATCCCCAGATCACCAACTGGATTTTCTACTCCTGCAACGACGATGGCGTTCTGGGTGCTGCCCGCGCCATGGAAAACTCCGGCTATGCGCCTGAAAACGGCATTGGTGTCGGCATTGATGGCAGCCGCGCCTGTGATGCTTTCGGCAATGATCGCGAGTCTGCCTTCAAGGGAACCATGTGGTTCAATCCTGAAAATCAGGGCAAGGTTGCAGTCAATCTCCTGCTCGGAGCCATCAAGGATGGCAAGGAGCTGCCAGAGAATACCTACTCGTCTCCGGAACTGGTCAACATGAGCAATTTCGCTGACTACAAGGAGCGTCTTTGTAACTAACCTGCCATGACGGCTCCGCATCGCTGCGGGGCCGTCTCAGGATTTACGATGACATTTGGCAATGCGCCTCGATTTTGAGAACAGCGGATTGCCAAGAGACAAATGTCACGGCCGCGCTGCGCAGTTCTACATGCCACAAGGACGAGCAACCTGGTCTTCGCATCTGGATAGGAGGCGAAATGCAAAAAATATTCGGAATGACCAACATCTCCAAACGCTTTGGCGTGGTTCAGGCCTTGGCTGATGTTCAAGTCGATTTCACACCGGGAGAAGTGCTTGCACTGGTTGGCGAGAATGGCGCGGGAAAATCAACCCTGATGCGCATTCTGGAGGGCGTCTTTCCGCCCGATACCGGGTCTGTTCTCTTCGATGGCGCGCCGGTTAAATTCTCCCAGAGCAGGGAAGCCCATTCCATGGGCATTCGCGTCATTCATCAGGAGCCGGAAATCGTTCCCACAATGAGCGTCGCCGAAAATGTCTATATCGGAGATTTCCCGCGCATAGCTGGCAACTTTCTTGATCGCTCCCGCCTTCGCAAGGACACTGCGGCGCTGTTGCAGGAATTCGGCATGGGCGATGAGCTCGATCCCGACCAATTGTGCGAGAAGTTGGGGCCTGCCCAGCGCCAGATGATTGAAATCATGCGCGCAATTCGCGCAGGCGGCCAGCTTATCGCTTTTGATGAACCAACGTCCTCTCTGACCGATGACGAGGCACGGCGCCTGTTCCGGATCATCCGCGATCTTCGAAGCGAAGGCAAAGCGGTCATCTACATTTCTCACCGCCTCAATGAAGTGATTGATCTATCCGACAGGGTCGCAGTTCTACGCGATGGTCGCATCGTGTCTGTGACGGAAACCAGTGAAGAGACGACAGAAACCATTGCCCAGAAAATGGTTGGACGCGAGCTGAACACCCTGTTCAAGCGCACGCCCAGCACGCAGGACCGCACGATCCTCAAGGTCGAAAACCTGTCGTCTGATGCTATCTCGGACATTTCCATGCATATCAAGGCCGGCGAAGTTGTCGGACTTGGAGGCTTGATGGGGGCAGGGCGCTCTGAGCTTGCCAAGGCGATTTTCGGCTATGACCGCATTTCCAGTGGCAGTGTGTCCATGGAGGGCAAGACCCTGCCGCAGCAGAACACGGCTGCCGCCATTCTCGCCGGGGTCGGTTTTGCACCGGAAGACCGCAAGCATGAGGCGCTTTTGTTGATGCGCTCCATTCTGGACAATGCCTCCATCGTCATTCCCGATCTGGTGTCCAATTTCGGCTTTTTCGACCGGAATGCAGCCAAGTCGCTGGTGGGTGAGGCGGCCCGTGCGATGAAGATCAAGGCCCCCAGCCTCGATACGGAAGTGGCTGACCTTTCGGGTGGCAATCAGCAGAAGGTGGTTCTTGCCCGCTGGCTGGCCCGCTCGCCCAAACTGCTCATTCTTGATGAACCGACACGCGGCATTGATGTTGGTGCCAAATCGGAAATCTACAAACTCATTGATGATCTGGCCGCGAGCGGCATCGCCATCATGCTGATCTCCTCGGAAATGCCGGAGTTGATCGGTCTTGCCGACCGCGTGCTGGTCATGGCTGAGGGCCGCATCACCGCCGAACTGACTGGTGAGGCCGTCAATGAAGAAGAAATTCTGCGTCACGCGATGCCATCAGCATCCATGGTCGCCTGAACGGGAAACAGAAAAATGACTGAAGAAACGCTCAACACAAACAGCGCAAATGCGCGCCAATCCTTCTACGAAGCGACAGTCGGCCGCATCGGGGTCCACAACGTCAGTCTGATCCTGGCCCTTCTGGCACTCCTCGTCCTGTTCGGCTCCCTGCGCGGGGATGTCTTCTTCTCCATGCGCAACATTCTGAACATGGGCATGGGCATCGCCATCCTCGGGGTTCTGGCTATTTCTCAGACCACGGTGGTGATTTCTGGACGCATGGATATCTCCGTTGGCTCGATTGTTGGTCTGACCACGGTTGCTGTCGCTTCGGCGATCCAGATCACGGGTTCTGCCTTTTTGGGGATCGTGTTCGGCATTGTTGTCGGCGGGCTCGCAGGCCTCTTCAACGGTGTCATCATCACCTATGGCCGCGTCAACCACATCATTGTGACCCTCGGCACCATGGCGATCTTCCGCGGGGTTGCCTTCATCATTTCCGACGGGCAGTCGATTTCGATCTTCAACGACACCTTCCGGACAATCGGTATTGGCCGGTTTCTTGGCATCCCAATGCCAATCTGGGTGCTGATCATGACGGCGGTGGTGTTCCACATCTTCCTGTCCAAGTCCATCATCGGCCGGAATTTCTATGCCATTGGCGGCAACCCGATCGTTGCCCGCTTCGCCGGGATCAACCTCAATCGCTACAGCATCGGCACGTTCGTCATGAGTGGCGCTGTGGCGGGGATTGGCGGCATCCTGCTGGCAGCCCGCACCGGGTCTGGCCAGCCGATTTCCGGCTCGCAAGGGTTGGAACTTGAGGCCATCACGGCTGCCTTCCTTGGTGGCTGTGCCATGCAGGGAGGCAAGGGCAGTGTCATCGGTGCGTTGCTCGGGGTGGCCGTGATCGGGATCCTGAACAATGGCATGATCCTGACCTCTGTCCCGACCTTCTATCAGCTGCTTGCCAAGGGCTCCTTGCTGATCCTTGCGGTGGTCTTCGCTGAATTCCAGCAGAACCGCCAGTAAAGCGATCCAGTAAAGCGATAAAGACATGAAGGAGGCCATGCGTCTCCTTCATGTGCTTGTGTTATATCTCTTTCATCAAACCGGAGACAGTCGGGATGTCTTGTCTAAAGCTCAAGGACGGAGCCTGTTCCGCTGTCATCTCTACTAGAGGCGGCGCCATCTGGTCATTCGACTACGAGCATCGACAGAACACAATCCCGATCCTCAATGCGCGTGGCGATCGTGAAAGAGACAAAGCGGCACAATCAGGCTGCTTCCCGCTGGTGCCCTTTGGCAATCGCATCCGCGAAAATCGCTTTTCCTTCGAAGGCAAAGACTATTCCCTTCACTCCAACACGGACAGCGATCCGCTTTATCTGCACGGAGATGGCTGGTTGTCGGACTGGACGATCAGCCAGAGAAGCGGAAGTGGCGCCACCCTTGACTTCGAATTTGACGGTAAAGATCGCTCGCCCTATGCCTATTGCGCCAGACAGAACATCAGGATCAGAGACGATAGCCTCATCCTCGGACTGTCTGTGATGAACACAGGTGCGGTTGCCTTGCCGTTCGGGATCGGCTGGCATCCCTTCTTTACCCTGACACCCGATACGCATCTCAAGGCGAGTGCAACGGCCTACTGGCAGGAAAATGAGCATCATCTGCCCACTAAGCTTGAAAAATTGCCCGTTGATCTCGATTTCAACCAGCCCGGCGCGATCCCTGACCGTTGGATCAACAATGGCTTTGAAGGCTGGGACAACAGGGCAGAGATCACATGGCCGGAGCAGGGGATCGCCCTTCAGATTGATACGAGTCGGGAAATTGAGCGATATGTTCTCTATCGACCAGACCATGAACGGGATCCGCAGAATGCCGGGACCTTTTTCTGCTTTGAGCCGATGTCACACGCCATTGATGCACACAATCAAGCCGGTGGAGGGGGACTGCAACGTCTGGCACCCGGCGGAACCCTGTCCGGAACCATGACACTGACGCCCCGTCCCACTTCACTCTGACGTGCGAAGCGCTGTCATCAGAAACAGGCCCCAGCCAATCAGTAAATTGGAACAATCTGCCCGTTCAACGGTTCACCATTATATTTAGTGAGTTTTTATAGGCAGAGAAACAGATGGCAAACCAGACAGAACAAAACGAGCATGGAGCAACTGAGTCCGGGATCGGAAGACAGGCGCGCCATGTACGCAAAATCCCTTTTAAAGGCTGGTTTTATATCTTCAGGCGCACAGTCACCAGCTTCGCGGAAAATCGGGTGATGCTGATCTCAGCAGGTGTAACCCTTTACGTCCTGCTTGCGATGGTGCCGGGATTAAGCCTCTTCGTGTCCATCTACGGTCTTGTATCAGACCCGCAATCGATTCCGGATCAGATCGCTCTGTTGCAAGGCTTGGTGCCGGCAGAGACCCTTGACCTTATCCGAGCGCAACTCGTCCGAATCTCCGCTCAGAATGACAGTGAACTGAACAGGGCGTTCATCATTGCCCTACTGATTTCTCTGTGGAGTGCAAGTCTGGGAGCGAAGGGTATGTTTGAAGCGATGAACGTTGTTTATGGCGAGAAAGAAAAACGGAATTTCTTTACCCTGACAGGCCTCGCCTTTATGTTTACGCTGGGTGGAGCGCTGTTGGCGTTCTTCGCGTTGGCGACCGTTGTGCTCTTGCCGGCAATCGTCTCGTTCGTGCAGCTTGGTTCCGGGCTTGAATGGCTCGTTCGCATCGTCAGCTATCTGGTGTTTGCTATCGGCATCGTGTTGGGCCTGTCCGCCATCTATCGTTGGGGACCGAACAGGGCAGGCGCAAAATGGCGCTGGGTCACACCGGGAGCCGGTTTTGCCGCGATTGCCGTTATCGCAACGTCTGTGGTCTTCTCGTGGTACATGTCCAATTTCGCCAACTATGGCGCGAGCTACGGCTCGCTGGGCGCTCCCATAGGCTTTCTTACATGGCTCTGGATTTCAGTGATCGTTGTGGTCATGGGTGGAAAGCTGAACGCCGAAGCCGAGCATCAGACCGCCATGGACACCACCAAGCCACCCGAAAAGCCCATGGGCGAACGGGGGGCCTTTGTCGCTGACACGCTGGGGGAATAGTGCCTGAGACCGGTTTTGCCGATTATTCTGCGGCT encodes:
- a CDS encoding ABC transporter permease codes for the protein MTEETLNTNSANARQSFYEATVGRIGVHNVSLILALLALLVLFGSLRGDVFFSMRNILNMGMGIAILGVLAISQTTVVISGRMDISVGSIVGLTTVAVASAIQITGSAFLGIVFGIVVGGLAGLFNGVIITYGRVNHIIVTLGTMAIFRGVAFIISDGQSISIFNDTFRTIGIGRFLGIPMPIWVLIMTAVVFHIFLSKSIIGRNFYAIGGNPIVARFAGINLNRYSIGTFVMSGAVAGIGGILLAARTGSGQPISGSQGLELEAITAAFLGGCAMQGGKGSVIGALLGVAVIGILNNGMILTSVPTFYQLLAKGSLLILAVVFAEFQQNRQ
- a CDS encoding DUF5107 domain-containing protein; this encodes MTDYSHLAPAPAAETGPVKAWVQTLVLPTYEPAEAERNPMFLEKRVFQGSSGRVYPLPFIDRVESDPVDHEWTALFIENDYLRVIVLPEIGGRIYAAIDKVNGYDIIYRNQVIKPALVGLAGPWVSGGIEFNWPQHHRPSTYMPTDWTIEEGDDGSRTVWLSEHEPMNRMKGMHGIQLKPDVARFDVLVRLYNRTSLTQTIMWWANAATEVHEHYQSFFPGDVNHVADHAKRAMISFPHCDGHYYGVNYGERAKTGVPQSEAPRQFVPEGDYAPNDMRWYANIPVPTSYMCVDTTASFFGGYDHATKAGLVHVADRHISPGKKQWTWGNHEFGYAWDRNLTDPDDNGIYRPYIELMAGVYTDNQPDFAFIAPGETKVFVQHWYGIRDIGPADQASSEMAISVALDGRKVQIGLHAVVALSNLLVQLKAKGETVATWSTDADPTAAVFLDTTLKTDVAREDLELVVLDEAGMPLLQWGRFAERDDDPTESASEPAAPEAVVSVEELYLTGLHLSQYRHATRAPEAYWREALKRDPMESRCNNAMGLWHFRRGEFETAETYFRKTLKRLRTLNPNPIDGEAFYNLGLTLRYLGLEESAYDAFGKASWNIAFIAQSHMEMAEIDARRGDWTEALTRVEIVLLHGSDNLRARNFKAFCLRSLGCSDEADAIFRSTLALDPLDYLARDAMGQSLSLDPQILLDLSLDYARMGHFTRAFELTSRFMTAPSAGAQPMAHYYAAYFADRIGQAEEAAKQRQLAQNACSDYCFPCRLEEIAILSDAIKAAPDDPMAPYYLGNLFYDKKRYEEAIALWEQSVALQPAFSIPWRNLGIAYHNIRNDTQAALDAFDKAFAANPHDACLLYERDQLWKRIGETPQARLVEIEANLALVGQRDALTIEYAALLNQTAQPDRALTIIENRNFQPWEGGEGMVLDQFTRAWLLKGQSALRAGDATTAFEAFEASMTSPENLGEARHLLANQSDAHYWAGMAYAEAGDHEAASQHWESAANFKGDFQSMEVRAFSEKTYYSILSMRELDRLLEAESICDALEAFAQNLLESKASIDYFATSLPTMLIFEDDIQLRQNISAYVMLAQVALARGQKEVASSWLDKALEGDPNHALATELYQEVEGAQNIRPSASV
- a CDS encoding YihY/virulence factor BrkB family protein, yielding MANQTEQNEHGATESGIGRQARHVRKIPFKGWFYIFRRTVTSFAENRVMLISAGVTLYVLLAMVPGLSLFVSIYGLVSDPQSIPDQIALLQGLVPAETLDLIRAQLVRISAQNDSELNRAFIIALLISLWSASLGAKGMFEAMNVVYGEKEKRNFFTLTGLAFMFTLGGALLAFFALATVVLLPAIVSFVQLGSGLEWLVRIVSYLVFAIGIVLGLSAIYRWGPNRAGAKWRWVTPGAGFAAIAVIATSVVFSWYMSNFANYGASYGSLGAPIGFLTWLWISVIVVVMGGKLNAEAEHQTAMDTTKPPEKPMGERGAFVADTLGE
- a CDS encoding sugar ABC transporter ATP-binding protein, which codes for MTNISKRFGVVQALADVQVDFTPGEVLALVGENGAGKSTLMRILEGVFPPDTGSVLFDGAPVKFSQSREAHSMGIRVIHQEPEIVPTMSVAENVYIGDFPRIAGNFLDRSRLRKDTAALLQEFGMGDELDPDQLCEKLGPAQRQMIEIMRAIRAGGQLIAFDEPTSSLTDDEARRLFRIIRDLRSEGKAVIYISHRLNEVIDLSDRVAVLRDGRIVSVTETSEETTETIAQKMVGRELNTLFKRTPSTQDRTILKVENLSSDAISDISMHIKAGEVVGLGGLMGAGRSELAKAIFGYDRISSGSVSMEGKTLPQQNTAAAILAGVGFAPEDRKHEALLLMRSILDNASIVIPDLVSNFGFFDRNAAKSLVGEAARAMKIKAPSLDTEVADLSGGNQQKVVLARWLARSPKLLILDEPTRGIDVGAKSEIYKLIDDLAASGIAIMLISSEMPELIGLADRVLVMAEGRITAELTGEAVNEEEILRHAMPSASMVA
- a CDS encoding substrate-binding domain-containing protein, which produces MGKYTKLLGSAVALCSLANVANADDIKIGYINKMGDHPWFVAEVVGAKKAAEAAGASLVSQDVQFNADMAITAVDTMIGDGVKGIAIVVPDRGIGPVIAARAKEAGVKLVAVDDDIYHEDGTKVPFVGLDSYNIGLAVGDELSNLYKASGWDASTVKIASIEDRKADTCMLRNKGAEDAFLEANPEFKREDIARVAYDNTMVNSIDVMTTTLTANPQITNWIFYSCNDDGVLGAARAMENSGYAPENGIGVGIDGSRACDAFGNDRESAFKGTMWFNPENQGKVAVNLLLGAIKDGKELPENTYSSPELVNMSNFADYKERLCN
- a CDS encoding aldose 1-epimerase, which encodes MSCLKLKDGACSAVISTRGGAIWSFDYEHRQNTIPILNARGDRERDKAAQSGCFPLVPFGNRIRENRFSFEGKDYSLHSNTDSDPLYLHGDGWLSDWTISQRSGSGATLDFEFDGKDRSPYAYCARQNIRIRDDSLILGLSVMNTGAVALPFGIGWHPFFTLTPDTHLKASATAYWQENEHHLPTKLEKLPVDLDFNQPGAIPDRWINNGFEGWDNRAEITWPEQGIALQIDTSREIERYVLYRPDHERDPQNAGTFFCFEPMSHAIDAHNQAGGGGLQRLAPGGTLSGTMTLTPRPTSL